One genomic region from Argentina anserina chromosome 2, drPotAnse1.1, whole genome shotgun sequence encodes:
- the LOC126782466 gene encoding uncharacterized protein LOC126782466, giving the protein MDQSSPALDDCLKLLKGERDEQRLAGLLFVTKFCKGDDLSSLLTIYDAVGLQFLDRLLRTGMGKGSVSENRDAYLQLSVTVLAAFCRVPQIAASSEMVSKIPLVLEVLSKESGPAVLEECYEFLYLVSSASEDGTMTLYSSGGMKLLASHMPVLPDGSHQMKIAMKLVQLLLNKFYPESINNDYIPELSIIVAAIARQFSVLHDAMKFDALHILTAILSPKFQAPLSDSLRVLPENNWPNYMRDGIAAVLQNCVAPTEKLQALILAESMVRIFGEKWLVGQITSADGKEPIPTDRCLVLVLEQSRVEVAVLLNDLAYLKDEASKKSSPSAETMLLKKRNVAIAFSLLERIISLISNASENEDELINENTVSRVINGLNETIGVVLEYLQDAKEHEQRKGDDLLASVRVIGSYLAEAPLSCSEKVGELLEYMLSIEGEDEIRPFFAICFLLPMLCQSTMEIEGCKTLISCGGHKSVVDFLVNLIGLRGFQVDDKGCIFLACDTILNLLLKKEQIQAPLDYSTLVSLLKALAQWTEGVDDPSIIMMASSICTLLFDFTSEKALLEHPNFDDNCLNSLSQLIARSMASWGQDMSDAAEAETDLVEIVTEGYSRWVSRFPRVRDAVKEIARRIAQ; this is encoded by the exons CCTCCTCCGAACCG GAATGGGGAAAGGAAGCGTAAGCGAAAATCGCGACGCGTATTTGCAGCTTTCGGTTACTGTTCTTGCTGCATTTTGCCGTGTTCCTCAGATTGCTGCTTCTAGTGAGATGGTCTCAAAGATTCCGCTAGTACTGGAAGTTTTATCCAAAGA ATCAGGACCAGCTGTACTTGAAGAATGCTATGAGTTTCTATATTTGGTTTCGTCGGCTTCTGAAGATGGAACCATGACATTGTACTCATCTGGGGGCATGAAGCTACTGGCTTCTCATATGCCCGTTTTACCTGATG GTTCACATCAGATGAAAATCGCGATGAAACTTGTGCAATTGCTACTAAACAAGTTCTATCCTGAAAGCATTAACAATGACTATATACCAGAGCTGTCGATAATT GTGGCTGCCATAGCAAGGCAATTTTCTGTCTTGCATGATGCTATGAAATTTGATGCGCTTCACATACTGACAGCCATCCTCTCACCAAAATTTCAG GCACCGCTCTCTGATTCTCTGCGTGTACTCCCAGAAAATAATTGGCCCAACTATATGCGTGATGGTATTGCCGCCGTTCTACAAAACTGTGTTG CACCTACAGAGAAGCTTCAGGCGCTTATTTTGGCCGAGTCTATGGTGAGGATATTCGGGGAAAAGTGGCTGGTAGGTCAGATAACTTCAGCTGATGGGAAAGAGCCTATTCCAACAGATAG GTGCTTAGTGCTAGTGTTGGAGCAATCAAGGGTCGAAGTTGCTGTTCTTCTGAATGATCTAGCATACTTAAAAGATGAAGCATCTAAGAAATCCTCACCCAGTGCTGAGACAATGCTTTTAAAGAAACGAAATGTGGCTATTGCCTTTTCCTTACTTGAAAGAATAATTAGCTTAATATCAAACGCCAGTGAGAATGAAG ATGAACTCATCAATGAAAATACTGTCTCGCGGGTCATCAATGGCCTTAATGAGACAATTGGTGTAGTTCTAGAGTATCTACAAGATGCAAAG GAACATGAGCAAAGGAAGGGAGATGATCTTCTTGCTTCAGTGCGTGTTATCGGCAG CTATCTTGCAGAGGCACCTCTTTCATGCAGTGAGAAGGTTGGAGAACTTCTCGAGTATATGCTTTCCATTGAAGGTGAAGATGAAATAAG ACCCTTCTTTGCCATATGCTTTTTGCTTCCAATGCTGTGTCAATCGACAATGGAGATTGAAGGATGTAAAACATTAATTTCTTGCGGAGGTCATAAGTCT GTTGTTGATTTTCTTGTTAATTTGATTGGGCTGCGTGGTTTCCAAGTGGATGATAAGGGCTGCATTTTTTTGGCATGTGACACAATCTTGAATCTTCTTTTAAAG AAAGAGCAAATCCAAGCCCCTTTGGATTATTCGACTCTCGTCAGTCTACTGAAAGCGTTGGCACAGTGGACAG AGGGTGTAGATGACCCATCAATCATAATGATGGCGTCAAGTATTTGTACGCTGCTGTTTGATTTTACTTCAGAGAAGGCTCTTCTTGAGCATCCCAACTTTGATGACAACTGTCTCAATAGCCTGTCTCAGCTCATCGCAAGAAGCATGGCTTCATGGGGACAG GATATGTCTGATGCTGCTGAAGCAGAAACGGATCTTGTTGAGATTGTCACTGAAG GATATTCTCGATGGGTCAGTCGCTTCCCTCGTGTAAGAGATGCTGTTAAAGAGATCGCTCGACGAATTGCTCAGTGA
- the LOC126782467 gene encoding flotillin-like protein 4, protein MYRVASASQYLVITGAGIKDLKIAKKAWLLPGQSYTIIDLSPVNYTFEVQAMSAEKLPFVLPAVFTIGPRADDMEAIEKYARLLAGCDKNSKNVEELVQGIIEGETRVLVASMTMEDVFKGTKEFKKEVFDKVQIELNQFGLFIYNANVKQLVDVPGHEYFSYLGQKIQMEAANQAKVDVADAKMKGAVGSKLREGQTLQNAAKIDAETKIIATRREGEGKMEEVKVKTEVKVYENQRDAEVAKANAELATKKAGWTKEAQVAEVEAQKAVAMKEAQLQKQVETMNALTRTEKLKAEYLSKATVEAETKAQEANWKLYQEQKAADAILYQRGREAEATKTAAEAQFFAKQKAADGDFYAKKKEAEGLVELGKAQGVYISTLMDSLGGNYGAMRDFLMINGGMFQQLATINAGAVRGLQPKISIWTNGGEAVSGRDSNAAMKEAAGVYKMLPPLFKTVHEQTGMLPPNWMGTLPADD, encoded by the coding sequence ATGTATAGAGTAGCAAGTGCTTCCCAGTATCTGGTGATCACGGGCGCCGGAATCAAGGACTTGAAGATTGCAAAGAAGGCATGGCTGCTCCCTGGCCAGTCCTACACAATCATCGACCTCTCTCCGGTGAACTACACCTTCGAAGTCCAGGCCATGAGCGCCGAGAAGCTCCCGTTTGTCCTCCCTGCCGTATTTACCATCGGCCCCCGAGCGGACGACATGGAGGCTATTGAGAAGTACGCTAGGCTTCTCGCCGGCTGCGACAAGAACTCGAAGAACGTCGAGGAGCTTGTCCAGGGAATCATAGAGGGTGAGACTCGTGTCCTTGTGGCCTCAATGACTATGGAAGATGTGTTCAAGGGGACCAAAGAGTTCAAGAAGGAGGTTTTTGACAAGGTTCAGATCGAGCTCAATCAGTTCGGGCTTTTCATTTACAATGCAAATGTGAAGCAGCTGGTGGACGTACCTGGACATGAATATTTCAGTTACTTGGGACAGAAGATTCAGATGGAGGCTGCCAACCAGGCCAAGGTCGACGTGGCGGATGCGAAAATGAAAGGTGCGGTTGGCTCCAAGCTCAGGGAGGGGCAGACATTGCAAAACGCTGCCAAAATTGATGCCGAGACGAAGATCATAGCGACTCGGAGGGAAGGGGAGGGGAAGATGGAGGAGGTTAAGGTGAAGACGGAGGTCAAGGTTTATGAGAACCAAAGAGATGCCGAGGTGGCTAAGGCAAATGCTGAGCTGGCAACGAAGAAGGCAGGGTGGACTAAGGAGGCGCAGGTGGCCGAGGTTGAGGCGCAGAAGGCGGTGGCGATGAAGGAGGCCCAGTTGCAGAAGCAAGTGGAGACGATGAATGCACTGACTAGAACGGAAAAGCTCAAGGCTGAGTATTTGAGCAAGGCCACGGTCGAGGCTGAAACAAAGGCTCAGGAGGCAAATTGGAAGCTCTACCAGGAACAAAAGGCAGCGGATGCAATTCTTTaccagagagggagagaggccGAGGCAACAAAAACAGCCGCAGAGGCGCAATTCTTTGCTAAGCAAAAGGCTGCTGATGGAGACTTCTATGCTAAGAAGAAAGAAGCTGAGGGACTTGTGGAACTTGGAAAAGCGCAAGGTGTTTACATAAGTACTCTTATGGACTCGTTGGGTGGCAACTATGGGGCAATGAGGGATTTCTTGATGATCAATGGCGGGATGTTTCAACAGCTTGCTACGATCAATGCCGGGGCGGTGCGTGGACTTCAGCCTAAGATTAGTATATGGACTAATGGCGGAGAGGCTGTTAGTGGCCGCGACAGCAATGCGGCTATGAAGGAGGCGGCCGGAGTTTATAAAATGTTGCCGCCGTTGTTCAAGACGGTGCATGAACAGACAGGCATGCTGCCTCCAAATTGGATGGGGACTTTGCCTGCTGATGATTGA
- the LOC126782468 gene encoding hydroxyproline O-arabinosyltransferase 1-like — protein MGCGNFLFTILVTFSVALITYNIIISANSPLQQDLPGPSRSSSSSSFSVDPVIKMPVDRSRTKSASSKRLFHTAVTASDSVYNTWQTRIMYYWFKKHQNGAGSEMGGFTRILHSGKPDKYMDEIPTFVAQPLPAGMDQGYIVLNRPWAFVQWLQQADIKEDYILMSEPDHVIVKPIPNLARDGLGSAFPFFYIEPKKYERILRKYYPEEKGPVTNIDPIGNSPVIVGKEALKKIAPTWMNVSLAMKKDPETDKAFGWVLEMYAYATASALHGVGNILYKDFMLQPPWDTEIGKKFIIHYTYGCDYNMKGELTYGKIGEWRFDKRSYDTVAPPKNLALPPPGVPESVVTLVKMVNEATANIPNWGS, from the exons ATGGGGTGCGGCAACTTCCTCTTCACCATTCTGGTGACCTTCTCGGTTGCTCTAATCACCTACAACATAATCATCTCAGCCAATTCACCGCTCCAGCAAGACCTCCCCGGCCCGTCGCGGTCGTCGTCGTCCTCCTCGTTTTCCGTGGACCCCGTCATCAAGATGCCGGTGGACCGATCGCGAACGAAATCGGCGAGCTCCAAGCGACTGTTCCACACGGCGGTGACGGCGTCGGACTCTGTTTACAACACGTGGCAGACTCGGATCATGTACTACTGGTTCAAGAAGCATCAGAACGGGGCGGGTTCGGAGATGGGCGGGTTCACTAGGATCTTGCATTCTGGTAAGCCTGATAAGTATATGGATGAGATCCCTACCTTCGTTGCTCAGCCTTTGCCTGCTGGAATGGATCAG GGATATATAGTTCTCAACAGGCCATGGGCATTTGTGCAATGGCTTCAGCAAGCAGACATTAAAGAAGA TTATATACTGATGTCTGAGCCGGATCATGTAATTGTTAAGCCCATACCGAACTTGGCCAGAGATGGGCTCGGAAGTGCATTTCCTTTCTTTTACATTGAACCTAAGAAGTATGAGAGGATACTACGGAAGTACTACCCTGAGGAAAAGGGACCGGTAACTAACATTGATCCAATTGGAAACTCTCCTGTAATTGTTGGGAAG GAAGCTCTTAAGAAGATTGCTCCTACCTGGATGAATGTTTCTTTGGCTATGAAAAAGGATCCTGAGACTGACAAAGCTTTCGGTTGGGTGCTTGAAAT GTATGCTTATGCGACAGCGTCCGCTCTCCATGGTGTTGGTAATATATTGTACAAGGACTTCATGCTTCAG CCTCCATGGGATACAGAAATTGGCAAGAAGTTCATAATTCATTACACATATGGATGTGACTACAATATGAAG GGTGAGCTAACATATGGAAAGATTGGAGAATGGAGATTCGATAAAAGATCTTATGATACTGTTGCACCACCTAAAAATCTTGCTTTACCTCCACCTGGTGTCCCGGAAAGTGTG GTGACTCTGGTTAAGATGGTGAATGAAGCCACAGCAAACATTCCAAATTGGGGGTCATAA